Proteins from a genomic interval of Schistocerca serialis cubense isolate TAMUIC-IGC-003099 chromosome 11, iqSchSeri2.2, whole genome shotgun sequence:
- the LOC126426760 gene encoding uncharacterized protein LOC126426760, whose product MWTSGDRFRILSISHTGNVHEASVLKDSQLYKMANRLMPEVPCTINGTVVPKFLLGDAAYPLLPCPTKLYTGTVSPEEESFGVCLSSTRIAVENASGRLRARWRCLAKCIDINCQFVPQLIATCCVFHNIIEMHEDHFRENWLNDVDRGRNVPSTQ is encoded by the exons TTTTAGGATCCTCAGTATCAGCCATACCGGAAATGTTCATGAAGCATCAGTACTGAAGGATTCACAGCTGTACAAAATGGCCAACAGGCTGATGCCAGAA gtACCATGCACAATCAATGGGACTGTTGTGCCAAAATTTCTGCTCGGAGATGCAGCATATCCCCTACTGCCGTGCCCCACGAAACTGTACACGGGGACTGTATCACCCGAAGAAGAAAGTTTCGGTGTTTGTTTGAGCTCCACCAGAATTGCTGTCGAGAATGCTTCCGGTAGGCTCAGAGCTCGATGGAGGTGCCTTGCCAAATGCATAGATATAAACTGTCAATTTGTgcctcaacttattgctacatgttgtGTATTCCATAACATCATTGAAATGCACGAAGATCACTTCAGGGAAAACTGGCTAAATGATGTGGACAGGGGAAGAAATGTTCCCTCAACCCAATGA